Proteins found in one Sorghum bicolor cultivar BTx623 chromosome 1, Sorghum_bicolor_NCBIv3, whole genome shotgun sequence genomic segment:
- the LOC8065627 gene encoding GDSL esterase/lipase At4g28780 isoform X2 — MKMGRPSKSTTAIGLLLWLALVLLVQGQQGGPSPALYMFGDSQLDVGNNNYVLTSQLLFKANHPRYGVDYPGGVATGRFSNGRNLADFIAASLGVATSPPAYRSISNDTGNSSIFLKGVNFAYGGAGVSDLRDEESPFIRLHSIRAQRLEGTDRARLLQRPRTTGAAARADRGLRPPRQFHLRHRRRRHRHSGTLLVRPCLQGADPLRSRIPASLYQMGMRKVFVVGTGPLGCYPAVRLPQSSDTTPCRDEVNSLSAQYNAAVVDRLRRAAAGSSELRYSFFDQYAVLQRYLQEPEANGYGDVKEACCEVTDAAPVCNSMSSLCPNRTDHMFWDGVHLTEITTQKLMAIAFDGSAPVVSPVNLKELSAP, encoded by the exons ATGAAAATGGGTCGTCCTTCTAAGAGCACCACCGCGATCGGTCTTCTTCTCTGGCTAGCTTTGGTGTTGTTGGTTCAGGGACAGCAGGGTGGCCCGTCCCCGGCGCTGTACATGTTCGGCGACTCGCAGCTGGACGTCGGGAACAACAACTACGTGTTGACGTCGCAGCTGTTGTTCAAGGCGAACCACCCGCGCTACGGCGTCGACTACCCAGGGGGAGTGGCCACCGGCAGGTTCAGCAACGGCCGCAACCTAGCCGACTTCATCG CTGCAAGTCTGGGTGTCGCCACCAGCCCTCCGGCGTATCGTTCCATCTCCAACGACACAGGAAACTCCTCCATATTTCTCAAAGGTGTCAACTTTGCTTACGGGGGTGCAGGAGTCTCAGACCTTCGAGACGAGG AATCACCGTTCATACGACTTCATTCTATTCGGGCGCAACGGCTTGAGGGAACAGATCGAGCGCGACTACTCCAGCGTCCACGCACAACTGGTGCGGCAGCTCGGGCAGACCGAGGCCTCCGCCCACCTCGCCAATTCCATCTTCGTCATCGCCGTCGGCGGCACCGACATAGTGGAACGCTTCTTGTTAGACCCTGCCTACAGGGAGCGGATCCGCTCCGATCAAGAATACCAGCA AGTCTGTACCAGATGGGGATGCGCAAGGTGTTCGTCGTGGGTACGGGGCCACTCGGGTGCTACCCGGCGGTGCGGCTGCCGCAGAGCAGCGACACCACGCCGTGCCGCGACGAGGTGAACTCTCTGTCGGCTCAGTACAACGCCGCGGTGGTCGACCGTCTgcggcgcgccgcggccgggagCTCGGAGCTGCGCTACTCCTTCTTCGACCAGTACGCCGTGCTGCAGCGGTACCTGCAGGAGCCAGAAGCAAATG GCTATGGTGATGTGAAAGAGGCGTGCTGTGAGGTGACGGATGCGGCGCCAGTATGCAACTCCATGAGCTCACTGTGTCCCAACAGGACGGACCACATGTTCTGGGACGGCGTCCATCTCACGGAGATCACCACGCAGAAGCTCATGGCAATCGCCTTCGACGGCTCCGCGCCGGTTGTTTCGCCAGTGAATTTGAAGGAGCTCAGCGCCCCATAG
- the LOC8065627 gene encoding GDSL esterase/lipase At4g28780 isoform X1, which yields MKMGRPSKSTTAIGLLLWLALVLLVQGQQGGPSPALYMFGDSQLDVGNNNYVLTSQLLFKANHPRYGVDYPGGVATGRFSNGRNLADFIAASLGVATSPPAYRSISNDTGNSSIFLKGVNFAYGGAGVSDLRDENHRSYDFILFGRNGLREQIERDYSSVHAQLVRQLGQTEASAHLANSIFVIAVGGTDIVERFLLDPAYRERIRSDQEYQQYVARSLAAAFNAHLVSLYQMGMRKVFVVGTGPLGCYPAVRLPQSSDTTPCRDEVNSLSAQYNAAVVDRLRRAAAGSSELRYSFFDQYAVLQRYLQEPEANGYGDVKEACCEVTDAAPVCNSMSSLCPNRTDHMFWDGVHLTEITTQKLMAIAFDGSAPVVSPVNLKELSAP from the exons ATGAAAATGGGTCGTCCTTCTAAGAGCACCACCGCGATCGGTCTTCTTCTCTGGCTAGCTTTGGTGTTGTTGGTTCAGGGACAGCAGGGTGGCCCGTCCCCGGCGCTGTACATGTTCGGCGACTCGCAGCTGGACGTCGGGAACAACAACTACGTGTTGACGTCGCAGCTGTTGTTCAAGGCGAACCACCCGCGCTACGGCGTCGACTACCCAGGGGGAGTGGCCACCGGCAGGTTCAGCAACGGCCGCAACCTAGCCGACTTCATCG CTGCAAGTCTGGGTGTCGCCACCAGCCCTCCGGCGTATCGTTCCATCTCCAACGACACAGGAAACTCCTCCATATTTCTCAAAGGTGTCAACTTTGCTTACGGGGGTGCAGGAGTCTCAGACCTTCGAGACGAG AATCACCGTTCATACGACTTCATTCTATTCGGGCGCAACGGCTTGAGGGAACAGATCGAGCGCGACTACTCCAGCGTCCACGCACAACTGGTGCGGCAGCTCGGGCAGACCGAGGCCTCCGCCCACCTCGCCAATTCCATCTTCGTCATCGCCGTCGGCGGCACCGACATAGTGGAACGCTTCTTGTTAGACCCTGCCTACAGGGAGCGGATCCGCTCCGATCAAGAATACCAGCAGTACGTCGCCAGATCGCTGGCCGCCGCCTTCAACGCCCATCTGGTT AGTCTGTACCAGATGGGGATGCGCAAGGTGTTCGTCGTGGGTACGGGGCCACTCGGGTGCTACCCGGCGGTGCGGCTGCCGCAGAGCAGCGACACCACGCCGTGCCGCGACGAGGTGAACTCTCTGTCGGCTCAGTACAACGCCGCGGTGGTCGACCGTCTgcggcgcgccgcggccgggagCTCGGAGCTGCGCTACTCCTTCTTCGACCAGTACGCCGTGCTGCAGCGGTACCTGCAGGAGCCAGAAGCAAATG GCTATGGTGATGTGAAAGAGGCGTGCTGTGAGGTGACGGATGCGGCGCCAGTATGCAACTCCATGAGCTCACTGTGTCCCAACAGGACGGACCACATGTTCTGGGACGGCGTCCATCTCACGGAGATCACCACGCAGAAGCTCATGGCAATCGCCTTCGACGGCTCCGCGCCGGTTGTTTCGCCAGTGAATTTGAAGGAGCTCAGCGCCCCATAG